A stretch of DNA from uncultured Pseudodesulfovibrio sp.:
GGAGCGGTATCGTGTCTTCGCTGCTGCTTGCCGTCTTCAGCAAAGGGACTCCGTGGACCATGACCTGGATCATGCTGCTGTTCACGACAGCGGCACTGCTCACCGTGGTTGGGAAAACCAGCAAATACGCCTAGCGCGTGCAGGTCGACCGCGTGCTGTCAGGCCTGAGCTCAATTGTGCGCGATAAACGGGCAATAGTCGGATGACATGCCGGTTGTTTTAGCGATCTGTCGAGGAACCTGACAATCGTAATGTGATTATTGCTACGCGCTCTTCGACTTACAATTACAAAAAATACATTCATGGGATGACCAGGCATTCTTTGTCCTCGTCCGCAATGCAGATTTGGAGAATTGGACAAGAAATGCGGAGAATTGATCATGCCCCGGTGCCTTGCAATGTGTAACGTATCGATCTTGGTGGTTCAGATTTACAGAGAACATCGCTGACACAAAGGAGCAGATCGTGAACAATATTTCCAGGCGCAATTTCATGAAATCCGGGGCCATCGCCCTGGCAACGATTGCCATGACCGGCCACGGCGTGTTTTCCAATGCGGATGAGGGCGCGCCCGTCTATCTGACCAGGGACATCAGTTCGAAAGGGTTGACCAAGGTCTATGATCGCCTGATGCAGGGTGGCAAGCTGCCCGGCAAGGTGGCGGTAAAGCTGCATTCCGGCGAACCCGGGGGACACAACTATCCGAATCCGTCTTTGATCAAGGATTTGGTCCAGTCCGTGAACGGCACCATCGTAGAGTGCAACACCGCCTACAAGGGGAAGCGCTTCAGTACGGTCGACCACATGAAGGCGCTGCAGGACCACGGATTCGCCCACATCGCTCCGGTGGACATCATGGACGAGAACGGCTCCATGGCCTTGCCGTTTGCCAAGGGCAAACACATCCGGGAAAACTACGTGGGTGCTCATTTCGTCAATTATGACTCTTTCCTGATCCTGTCTCACTTCAAAGGGCACGCCATGGGCGGTTTCGGGGGCGCCATCAAGAATATGTCCATCGGCATCGCCTCGAGCGAAGGGAAGATGTGGATTCACACAGCGGGCGCAACCCGGAGCACCGACAATTTTGCCAAGTGCTTCAGCACGGATCAGGACATGTTTCTGGAGTCCATGGCCGAAGCGGCCGGGTCGGTCATCAACAAGCTCGGTAAAGACCGAATCGTATACGTCAGCCTGATGAACAACCTGTCCATCGACTGCGACTGCGACAGTAACCCGGCCCCGCCGGAACTGGACGACATCGGCATCTTGGCTTCCATGGACCCTGTCGCCCTGGACCGGGCCTGCGTTGACCTGATCTACGCCGCGGACAAAGACAAGAGCGCTTCCCTGCGCCATCGCATGGAGGAGAAACACGCTACACATACCCTGGACCATGCCGAAGCACTCGGTATAGGTAGTCAGCAGTACACCCTGATCGGCATCGACGCATAACTCAGCCTTCCCCAGAAAGGCCGTTCTCCCGTCTCCAGGGCGGGAGGGCGGCCGCTATTCTCCATTCTCCTCCCTCCTGTGTCGCCAGTGGACGCTAATCTCGTTCGATCGGGCAATGATCGCCAAGAAATGGGCATGCGCATTTGGACGTCAGTCGTTATATTTTTATGAGATTGATTGATTCGGAATGAAGACCATGTCTGGAAACAGAAGAGTCTGGTGGGGCTGAGAAGCTCCTTGAGGCTTGTTTATGTACTTCTTCCGTTGATTCATAAACGTCTGGTTGCACGTTGTTCGTAGCCTCGATGGCCATAATCAGGCAATTGCCTGGATGTAGAGGCCAGCGTAGCCGCCGATCGGTTTCAACTATCCATGAAGTCGGGGGCCGACTTCACCGCCAGGAAACAGGAATATGAAGATACTTTACTACGACTGCTTCGCAGGAATAAGCGGCGACATGAATCTAGCCGCCATGATCGACCTCGGCGTTGAGCCTGAGTACCTGCGTACCGAGTTGGACAAGCTCGGACTGGGTGATGAATTTCGGTTGGACGTTACCAGGGACGCCCGCAACGGTATTCACGGCACGCGCGTGGACGTCCGTTTGGCCGAGTCCTCCGTTCACGTTCATGACGCCAAAGGCCATGACCATGCGCATCTGCACGGCCACGATCATGACCATGCGCACGGCC
This window harbors:
- a CDS encoding DUF362 domain-containing protein, which encodes MNNISRRNFMKSGAIALATIAMTGHGVFSNADEGAPVYLTRDISSKGLTKVYDRLMQGGKLPGKVAVKLHSGEPGGHNYPNPSLIKDLVQSVNGTIVECNTAYKGKRFSTVDHMKALQDHGFAHIAPVDIMDENGSMALPFAKGKHIRENYVGAHFVNYDSFLILSHFKGHAMGGFGGAIKNMSIGIASSEGKMWIHTAGATRSTDNFAKCFSTDQDMFLESMAEAAGSVINKLGKDRIVYVSLMNNLSIDCDCDSNPAPPELDDIGILASMDPVALDRACVDLIYAADKDKSASLRHRMEEKHATHTLDHAEALGIGSQQYTLIGIDA